A window from Methanomassiliicoccus sp. encodes these proteins:
- a CDS encoding type II CAAX endopeptidase family protein — protein MKKDAAWRIVSVAELIIAIVVIALDLFVPTLVLLAVCAVTTLARGQGVRSLGFRRTERPLRMALIVFALTVGWTILQLGLTMPVLNHLTGTTQDLSGFEGLKGNVGSLAFLLLASWTLAALGEEIVYRGYLQVRTRDIVGRGLLGVIIAVVLTSLLFGVAHTEQGTIGVVVTTLDAVFFSLTRLKFSDNLWAPVLAHGFNNSIGLIAFFFIGPIYGLW, from the coding sequence ATGAAAAAGGATGCAGCGTGGAGGATCGTATCGGTAGCCGAACTGATAATCGCCATCGTCGTCATCGCTCTTGACCTGTTCGTCCCTACCCTGGTGTTGCTCGCGGTCTGTGCCGTCACGACGCTGGCCCGGGGCCAGGGGGTCAGGTCACTAGGGTTCAGGCGGACGGAGCGGCCGCTGAGGATGGCACTGATCGTTTTCGCCCTGACCGTCGGATGGACGATACTGCAGCTGGGCCTCACCATGCCGGTGCTGAACCACCTCACCGGAACGACCCAGGACCTGAGCGGGTTCGAGGGGCTGAAGGGCAACGTCGGCAGCCTAGCCTTCCTCCTGCTGGCGAGCTGGACGCTGGCCGCGCTGGGAGAGGAGATCGTCTATCGTGGCTACCTCCAGGTGAGGACACGGGACATCGTCGGCAGGGGCCTGCTCGGAGTGATCATCGCGGTCGTCCTGACCTCGCTGCTGTTCGGGGTCGCTCATACTGAACAGGGAACCATCGGCGTGGTGGTGACGACCCTGGACGCGGTCTTCTTCAGCTTGACCAGGTTGAAGTTCAGCGACAATCTGTGGGCGCCGGTGCTCGCCCACGGGTTCAACAATTCAATCGGATTGATCGCGTTCTTCTTCATCGGGCCGATATATGGGCTATGGTAG
- a CDS encoding response regulator yields MIEMLYVDDEGYSLDLVKTFLEETGDFTVDTATSVREAKDMMASKSYDALVSDYSMPEIDGLEFLHMVRERDGGIPFILFSGRSREEVVIEAYNGGASCYVQKGYDLEVQFAELAHKVRQAVARHVAEEHLRVRQLQARMAIDLAKIASWEFDVRTNLYVFDDIFYELLGTTAECEGGYTMDAETYLREFVHPEDVERVLEFMMTGTRWQCDYLQIEHRMMRRDGEVRDVIVRVGLLKDACGNVLKVVGINQDVTGR; encoded by the coding sequence ATGATTGAAATGCTGTACGTGGACGATGAGGGGTACTCCCTCGACCTGGTCAAGACCTTCCTAGAGGAGACTGGGGACTTCACGGTCGATACTGCCACCTCGGTGAGGGAGGCCAAGGACATGATGGCCTCGAAGAGCTACGATGCGCTGGTCTCCGACTACAGCATGCCAGAGATCGATGGCCTTGAGTTCCTGCACATGGTCCGGGAGAGGGACGGGGGCATCCCGTTCATACTGTTCTCTGGCCGGAGCCGGGAGGAGGTTGTCATCGAGGCGTACAACGGGGGCGCGTCCTGCTACGTGCAAAAGGGCTACGACCTGGAGGTGCAGTTCGCCGAGCTCGCGCACAAGGTCCGGCAAGCGGTGGCCCGGCACGTGGCAGAGGAGCACTTGAGGGTGAGACAGCTGCAGGCCCGGATGGCCATCGACCTCGCCAAGATCGCGAGCTGGGAGTTCGACGTGCGGACGAACCTCTATGTGTTCGATGATATCTTCTACGAATTGCTGGGCACCACCGCGGAGTGCGAGGGCGGATACACCATGGACGCCGAGACCTACCTGCGGGAGTTCGTGCACCCGGAGGATGTCGAACGAGTGCTGGAGTTCATGATGACCGGCACGCGGTGGCAGTGCGATTACCTGCAGATCGAGCATCGCATGATGCGCCGGGACGGCGAGGTCCGGGACGTCATCGTGCGCGTGGGCCTTCTCAAGGACGCGTGCGGCAACGTCCTCAAAGTGGTCGGGATCAACCAGGACGTCACCGGGCGGTAG
- a CDS encoding methyltransferase domain-containing protein, whose amino-acid sequence MSDWNPTQYLRFAEERTQPVHDLISRVRSDAPKRILDLGCGPGNSTAALRNRWPTAEVIGLDSSASMIEKARHDCSGMEFLVRDACGDLGDLGNFDLIFANASLQWMPSHDILIPRLFRMLNDRGVFAAQIPQYDHMPISRAIADLAASPRWASLLGEVRTGFSFYSDMFYYDVLSPLADEVQMWATEYFHVMDDHNDIVAMVGSTGLRPYLDRLPDDRTEEFKAHVLEALRSIYPSRGDGRVLFPFKRLFVVASR is encoded by the coding sequence ATGTCCGATTGGAACCCCACGCAATACCTCAGGTTCGCCGAAGAGCGAACCCAACCGGTCCACGATCTCATCTCCCGGGTAAGGTCGGATGCCCCTAAGCGCATCCTGGACCTAGGCTGCGGGCCGGGGAACAGCACCGCCGCGCTGCGGAACAGGTGGCCGACGGCGGAGGTGATCGGGCTGGACAGCTCGGCGTCCATGATTGAGAAGGCCAGGCACGACTGCTCAGGCATGGAGTTCCTGGTGCGGGACGCCTGTGGGGACCTCGGCGACCTCGGCAACTTCGACCTCATCTTCGCCAATGCCTCGCTGCAGTGGATGCCGTCGCATGATATTCTGATCCCTCGCCTGTTCCGCATGCTCAATGACCGGGGGGTGTTCGCGGCCCAGATCCCGCAGTACGACCATATGCCGATCTCACGGGCCATCGCCGACCTGGCCGCCTCGCCGCGGTGGGCGTCCCTGCTGGGCGAGGTCCGCACGGGATTCTCGTTCTATTCCGACATGTTCTACTACGACGTCCTGTCCCCGTTGGCCGATGAGGTCCAGATGTGGGCGACCGAGTACTTCCACGTGATGGATGATCATAATGACATTGTCGCCATGGTGGGGTCCACCGGCCTGCGGCCGTACCTTGATCGGCTGCCTGACGATCGAACCGAGGAGTTCAAGGCTCACGTTCTTGAGGCACTGAGGTCGATCTACCCGTCACGTGGCGACGGCCGTGTTCTCTTCCCCTTCAAGCGATTGTTCGTCGTGGCCAGCCGCTGA
- a CDS encoding sodium:proton antiporter, whose product MSESFLLVTVLLGTLLAYSLVAGRLKGGILTPPMIFLMVGLAVSPLALGVLHFNENRELIIIYAELSLSIALFSDAASVNFKAVRRNRLPVRLLLIGLPLSIFLGLVLALATFTGLSFGEAGLIGAILAPTDAALGQAILHDEHVPERIREALDVESGLNDGGSIPFFALFISLAQEQAGQISLGTWVVFSVEQIGFGILVGALIGFIGAALINRSIDNNWINQRRRPIALIVLALLSFFMADMVGGSGFIAAYVAGLTVAAYRSRITEELVEYAEVEGEALSLGVFFILGLVFVELVPNVTWTIVVYALLSLTLVRMLPVWISLIGAKLRVRDKLFMGWFGPRGLASVVLVIIAIGGYENIPGMLTVVTTGLLTVVLSVFAHGISAAPLVKRTYSSKHDRGRIGASDEGETAK is encoded by the coding sequence ATGTCGGAGTCCTTCCTTCTCGTGACCGTCCTGCTCGGGACGCTGCTGGCCTATAGCCTGGTGGCCGGAAGGCTCAAGGGTGGCATCCTGACCCCGCCGATGATCTTCCTAATGGTCGGTCTGGCGGTGAGCCCCCTGGCTCTGGGGGTGCTTCACTTCAACGAGAACCGTGAGCTCATCATCATCTACGCCGAGTTGTCCTTATCCATCGCCTTGTTCAGCGATGCCGCTTCGGTGAACTTCAAGGCTGTCCGCCGGAACCGTTTGCCGGTGAGGCTTCTGCTCATTGGGCTGCCCCTCTCCATCTTCCTGGGCCTGGTCCTGGCGCTCGCCACTTTCACCGGCCTCTCGTTCGGGGAGGCTGGACTGATAGGTGCCATCCTCGCCCCGACCGACGCAGCTCTGGGCCAGGCGATACTGCACGACGAGCACGTCCCCGAGAGGATACGCGAGGCGCTGGACGTGGAGAGTGGCCTGAACGACGGCGGATCGATCCCGTTCTTCGCCCTGTTCATCTCTCTGGCCCAGGAGCAGGCCGGGCAAATATCGCTGGGGACCTGGGTCGTTTTCTCGGTCGAGCAGATAGGGTTCGGCATTCTCGTCGGAGCGCTCATCGGCTTCATTGGAGCGGCGCTCATCAACCGTTCGATCGATAACAATTGGATCAACCAGAGGCGCCGTCCGATCGCCCTCATCGTCCTCGCGCTGCTCTCATTCTTCATGGCGGACATGGTCGGAGGCAGTGGATTCATCGCCGCCTACGTCGCCGGCCTGACCGTGGCCGCTTACCGTTCTAGGATCACCGAGGAGCTGGTCGAGTACGCCGAGGTGGAGGGCGAAGCCTTGAGCCTCGGGGTCTTCTTCATCCTCGGCCTGGTCTTCGTGGAACTGGTGCCCAACGTTACCTGGACGATAGTGGTGTACGCGCTGCTCAGCCTCACCCTGGTGAGGATGCTGCCGGTCTGGATATCGCTCATAGGCGCGAAGCTGAGGGTCCGGGACAAGCTGTTCATGGGATGGTTCGGCCCGCGGGGGCTGGCGTCGGTCGTGCTGGTCATCATCGCCATCGGCGGGTATGAGAACATCCCGGGGATGCTCACGGTCGTCACCACCGGCCTTCTGACCGTGGTCCTCAGCGTCTTCGCCCACGGCATTTCCGCCGCCCCTCTGGTGAAACGTACCTATTCCTCTAAACACGATCGGGGTCGGATCGGAGCTTCGGACGAGGGCGAGACAGCGAAGTGA
- a CDS encoding heavy-metal-associated domain-containing protein translates to MEEVTINVKGMKCGGCAKRVEEGLKTLPGVSAVAVDLKGAKVKVSLDKTKTTVEQVRQKIKDTGYKAE, encoded by the coding sequence ATGGAAGAGGTAACGATCAACGTCAAGGGCATGAAGTGCGGCGGCTGCGCGAAGAGGGTCGAGGAAGGTCTCAAGACTCTGCCGGGAGTGTCCGCGGTGGCCGTGGACCTCAAGGGCGCCAAGGTCAAGGTGTCGCTGGATAAGACGAAGACCACCGTGGAGCAGGTGCGCCAGAAGATCAAGGATACCGGATACAAGGCAGAGTGA
- a CDS encoding TetR/AcrR family transcriptional regulator, which yields MVGSRSGVVNMAGKSNGNKGTPTDASGEKSTRSRIFDVSVDLFAQKGFDAVTMQEIADAVGIKKASLYYHFESKDRILDEILSYPMQRLGEIGGEVGAYNEQLIVSDGLEGFLARSQEVVLSWMETPYIEKIMRIIFVELYHNDRIKEFFGKAVLDAASVFWEQNFAIMMRHGLITEKDPRVLMGEYLSFYSHTWMEYFLFRYGRTAGNYRQEYEDQLSEHTRYMVWALKPEADGCKS from the coding sequence GTGGTAGGGAGCAGGAGTGGCGTGGTGAACATGGCCGGAAAGAGCAACGGGAACAAGGGGACGCCGACCGACGCGTCCGGGGAGAAGAGCACGAGGTCCAGGATATTCGATGTCTCGGTCGATCTCTTCGCCCAGAAAGGCTTCGACGCGGTCACCATGCAGGAGATCGCGGACGCGGTCGGTATCAAGAAAGCGTCGCTGTACTATCACTTCGAGAGCAAGGACCGGATCCTCGATGAGATCCTCAGCTACCCCATGCAAAGGCTGGGTGAGATCGGCGGGGAGGTGGGCGCGTACAACGAGCAGCTGATCGTCTCCGATGGCCTGGAAGGCTTTCTCGCCCGATCGCAGGAGGTCGTCCTCAGCTGGATGGAGACGCCCTACATCGAGAAGATAATGCGGATCATCTTCGTCGAGCTGTACCATAACGACCGCATCAAGGAGTTCTTCGGAAAAGCCGTCCTCGATGCCGCCAGTGTGTTCTGGGAACAGAATTTCGCCATCATGATGAGGCACGGGCTGATCACGGAGAAGGACCCCAGGGTGCTGATGGGCGAGTACCTTTCCTTCTACAGCCACACCTGGATGGAGTACTTCCTCTTCCGTTACGGGCGGACCGCAGGTAACTATCGACAGGAGTACGAGGATCAGTTGTCCGAGCACACCCGGTACATGGTGTGGGCCTTGAAGCCCGAGGCCGACGGCTGCAAGAGCTGA